A window of Methanomassiliicoccales archaeon contains these coding sequences:
- the mcrG gene encoding coenzyme-B sulfoethylthiotransferase subunit gamma has protein sequence MAKYDRQFYPGSSVPAKNRRRYVDPKVKLDKLREIAMEDVVKILGHRAPGEDYRSIHPPLEEGTEPDCPIRQLVTPIEGAKKGDRIRYVQFTDSVYLAPIVPYCRAWLYMSRFRGVDTGTLSGRNIVEMRERDLEKLAKEMIENETFDPARVGIRGATVHGHACRLDENGLMFDAWQRYRWNAKKGEVEYVKDQVALPLDKPISVGKPASETELKRRTTMFRADDVDMRYDKEVMAMNLRIHRLRTLAGFQPWTIKGD, from the coding sequence TGCGAAGAACAGGCGCAGATATGTTGACCCCAAGGTGAAGCTGGATAAGCTCCGTGAAATCGCCATGGAGGACGTGGTCAAGATCCTTGGCCACCGAGCCCCTGGTGAGGACTACAGGAGCATCCACCCGCCACTGGAAGAGGGCACGGAGCCCGACTGCCCGATCAGGCAGTTGGTGACCCCAATCGAGGGCGCGAAGAAAGGAGACAGGATCAGGTACGTGCAGTTCACCGATTCCGTCTATCTAGCCCCCATCGTGCCCTACTGCCGCGCCTGGCTGTATATGTCCAGGTTCCGTGGTGTGGACACAGGTACCCTGTCCGGAAGGAACATCGTGGAAATGAGGGAGAGGGACCTGGAGAAGCTCGCCAAGGAAATGATCGAGAACGAGACCTTCGACCCGGCAAGGGTCGGTATCAGAGGAGCCACTGTGCACGGTCACGCCTGCCGCCTCGATGAGAACGGCTTGATGTTCGACGCGTGGCAGAGGTACCGATGGAACGCCAAGAAGGGCGAGGTCGAATACGTGAAGGACCAGGTCGCCCTCCCGTTGGACAAGCCGATTTCCGTCGGCAAGCCCGCGTCGGAGACGGAGCTGAAGAGGAGGACCACCATGTTCCGGGCCGATGACGTAGACATGAGGTACGACAAGGAAGTCATGGCCATGAACCTGAGGATCCACAGACTGCGCACGCTAGCTGGATTCCAGCCCTGGACCATCAAGGGGGACTGA